In Bacillus methanolicus, the following proteins share a genomic window:
- the radA gene encoding DNA repair protein RadA, whose protein sequence is MARRKTKFICQECGYESPKWMGKCPGCGEWNKMVEEVEPAGTGRRRTFTHSVGSSSSSKATPITSIETASEPRIQTDLNELNRVLGNGIVKGSLVLIGGDPGIGKSTLLLQVSSQLAAKGYQVLYVSGEESLRQTKLRADRLGVSSENLLVYSETNLEEISRTIENVSPSFVIVDSIQTVFHPEVTSAPGSVSQVRECTAELMRIAKTKGIAVFIVGHVTKEGSIAGPRLLEHMVDTVLYFEGERHHTYRILRAVKNRFGSTNEMGIFEMKEFGLEEVENPSEIFLEERSHGAAGSTVVASMEGTRPVLVEIQALISPSNFGIPRRMATGIDHNRVPLLMAVLEKRVGMLLQNQDAYLKVAGGIKLDEPAIDLAIAVSIASSFRDKPTRPTDCIIGEVGLTGEVRRVSRIEQRVQEAAKLGFERVILPQNNLGGWKGPKGIELVGVSSVSQALQVTLGG, encoded by the coding sequence ATGGCAAGACGAAAAACGAAGTTTATATGTCAAGAATGCGGCTATGAATCGCCGAAATGGATGGGGAAATGCCCGGGCTGCGGAGAATGGAACAAAATGGTCGAGGAAGTAGAACCGGCCGGCACCGGCAGAAGAAGGACCTTCACACACTCTGTCGGATCTTCCTCAAGTTCAAAAGCTACGCCGATTACTTCAATTGAAACCGCAAGTGAACCGCGCATTCAAACAGATCTAAATGAGTTAAACAGGGTTCTTGGAAACGGGATCGTCAAGGGTTCTTTAGTGTTAATCGGCGGGGATCCAGGAATAGGAAAATCAACATTGCTTTTACAAGTCTCTTCACAACTTGCTGCAAAAGGATATCAAGTTTTATATGTATCCGGGGAGGAATCGCTGCGCCAGACAAAGCTTAGGGCGGACCGCCTTGGAGTGTCTTCAGAAAATTTGCTTGTGTATTCAGAAACCAATCTTGAGGAAATAAGCAGAACAATTGAAAATGTTTCTCCAAGCTTTGTTATTGTCGACTCAATCCAAACGGTTTTTCACCCGGAAGTTACATCAGCACCCGGAAGCGTTTCGCAGGTAAGAGAGTGTACTGCAGAATTGATGAGAATTGCGAAAACAAAAGGGATTGCTGTTTTTATTGTCGGTCATGTGACAAAAGAAGGCTCTATCGCAGGTCCGCGCCTTTTGGAACATATGGTTGATACCGTTCTATATTTTGAAGGAGAAAGACACCATACGTACCGCATATTGCGTGCAGTCAAAAACAGGTTCGGATCGACAAATGAAATGGGGATTTTTGAGATGAAAGAATTTGGCCTTGAAGAAGTTGAAAATCCGTCGGAAATTTTTCTCGAGGAACGGTCTCATGGTGCGGCAGGTTCTACCGTAGTCGCTTCAATGGAAGGAACGAGGCCGGTGCTTGTGGAAATTCAAGCACTTATTTCGCCTTCGAACTTCGGAATTCCGAGGCGGATGGCAACAGGAATTGACCATAACAGGGTTCCGCTTTTAATGGCTGTTCTTGAAAAAAGAGTTGGAATGCTTCTTCAAAACCAAGATGCGTATTTAAAAGTCGCCGGCGGAATAAAGCTTGATGAACCGGCTATTGATCTGGCAATTGCGGTCAGCATTGCTTCCAGTTTTCGAGATAAGCCGACAAGGCCAACGGATTGTATTATCGGCGAAGTCGGATTGACGGGTGAAGTAAGGCGAGTTTCAAGGATTGAGCAAAGAGTGCAGGAAGCTGCGAAACTTGGTTTTGAAAGAGTGATTTTGCCTCAAAATAATCTCGGAGGATGGAAAGGTCCGAAAGGTATCGAATTGGTCGGAGTTTCTTCCGTGAGCCAGGCACTTCAAGTTACGTTAGGAGGATGA
- the disA gene encoding DNA integrity scanning diadenylate cyclase DisA — protein sequence MDNKRLSDKTMSEILEFMAPGTPIREGIDNVLRANTGGLIVVGYNEKVKNIVDGGFEIHCPFTPSYLYELAKMDGAIILNDTGNKILIANALLAPDPSIPSTETGMRHRTAERVAKQTKALVIAISQRRNVITLYHGNIRYALRDIAVILTKANQAIQTLEKYKAVLEQSIANLSILEFEELVTYSDVLQVIHRFEMVLRIKNELLMYVNELGTEGRLIRLQMNELLTDMEKEAKHIIKDYAHTREVKTQEILLRLQELSLGEVVEDQAILKLLGYTGYVHIDEIIFPRGYRMLSKIQRLPTIIIENLITRFEKLPEIINATVEELDDVEGIGEVRARKIKEGLKLLKDQLFADRQL from the coding sequence ATGGATAACAAACGGCTGAGTGATAAGACAATGAGTGAAATCTTGGAGTTTATGGCGCCCGGAACACCTATTCGAGAAGGAATTGATAATGTCCTTCGGGCCAACACCGGCGGTCTTATCGTCGTCGGCTATAACGAAAAAGTTAAAAACATTGTAGATGGGGGTTTTGAGATTCATTGTCCGTTTACTCCCAGCTATTTATATGAACTTGCCAAAATGGACGGGGCAATTATTCTAAATGATACGGGAAATAAAATTTTAATTGCGAACGCTCTGCTTGCCCCCGACCCCAGTATTCCTTCTACCGAAACAGGCATGCGGCACCGTACAGCAGAAAGAGTAGCCAAACAAACGAAAGCATTGGTTATTGCTATTTCTCAGAGAAGAAACGTAATCACGCTGTATCATGGCAATATCCGTTATGCCTTAAGGGATATTGCCGTTATTTTAACAAAAGCAAATCAGGCAATCCAAACTCTTGAAAAATACAAAGCCGTACTTGAACAAAGCATAGCAAATTTAAGTATTCTTGAATTTGAGGAACTGGTTACATACAGCGATGTTTTACAAGTAATCCACCGCTTTGAAATGGTATTAAGGATTAAAAACGAATTGTTAATGTATGTAAATGAACTTGGCACTGAAGGTCGGCTGATCCGCCTGCAAATGAACGAACTGCTCACTGATATGGAAAAAGAAGCGAAGCACATCATAAAAGATTATGCCCATACTCGGGAAGTGAAAACTCAAGAAATTCTTCTCCGACTTCAAGAGCTGTCCCTGGGAGAAGTTGTTGAGGATCAAGCTATTTTAAAACTGCTTGGCTACACCGGGTATGTACATATAGATGAAATTATATTTCCGAGAGGCTATAGAATGCTGAGCAAAATTCAGCGGCTCCCTACAATTATTATAGAAAATCTCATTACACGATTCGAGAAACTCCCGGAAATTATCAATGCTACTGTTGAGGAGCTGGATGATGTGGAAGGGATCGGTGAGGTAAGAGCAAGAAAAATTAAGGAAGGACTCAAACTGTTAAAGGATCAGCTTTTTGCTGACAGGCAATTGTAA
- a CDS encoding PIN/TRAM domain-containing protein: MLKRIVQACFLITGGTLGIFLIPDLLSLVSIDNIRLINNPYVSAILGALIFYLVTFWAVDYVIEFVRWVEDSLIKAPITDIIFGSVGLVFGLVVAFLIGFALNSIQVPILNTVAPILLTLLFGYLGFQVGFKKRDELLNLFANKRKKGPDEEVEKVESSTLKILDTSVIIDGRVADICQTGFLEGTIVIPQFVLEELQHIADSSDVLKRNRGRRGLDILNRIQKELAIKVEIYEGDFEEIQEVDSKLVKLAKLTNGVVVTNDFNLNKVCELQNVSVLNINDLANAVKPVVLPGEELSVQVIKDGKEQKQGVAYLDDGTMIVVEDGREFIGKRIDVIVTSVLQTSAGRMIFAKPKLLEKAL; encoded by the coding sequence ATGTTAAAACGTATTGTTCAGGCGTGCTTTTTGATCACAGGCGGTACTCTTGGTATCTTTTTAATTCCTGATTTATTATCATTGGTAAGCATTGATAACATTCGTCTTATTAATAATCCATATGTATCCGCAATTTTAGGTGCACTTATATTTTATCTTGTTACTTTCTGGGCGGTTGATTATGTTATTGAGTTTGTACGATGGGTAGAGGATTCTCTCATAAAGGCACCGATTACTGATATTATTTTTGGAAGTGTCGGCCTTGTATTTGGTTTAGTTGTGGCATTTTTAATCGGTTTTGCCTTAAATTCGATCCAAGTTCCGATTCTAAATACGGTTGCACCTATTTTACTTACGCTGTTATTCGGTTATCTAGGTTTTCAGGTTGGATTTAAGAAACGGGATGAGCTTTTAAACTTATTTGCAAATAAAAGGAAAAAAGGCCCCGACGAAGAAGTTGAGAAAGTGGAAAGCAGCACTTTAAAAATATTGGACACAAGTGTTATCATCGACGGCCGTGTTGCTGATATTTGTCAGACAGGATTCCTTGAGGGAACCATAGTCATCCCTCAGTTCGTTCTCGAAGAACTCCAGCATATTGCTGATTCATCAGATGTACTGAAACGAAACAGGGGCCGGAGAGGTCTGGATATTCTTAATCGCATCCAAAAAGAGCTCGCAATCAAAGTTGAAATTTATGAAGGCGATTTTGAGGAAATCCAGGAAGTTGACAGCAAGTTAGTGAAACTTGCAAAATTAACAAATGGTGTTGTCGTTACAAATGATTTTAACCTTAACAAAGTATGTGAATTGCAAAATGTTTCTGTTTTAAATATCAATGATCTAGCCAACGCAGTTAAACCGGTTGTTCTGCCGGGAGAAGAATTAAGTGTTCAAGTGATTAAAGACGGTAAAGAGCAGAAACAAGGAGTCGCATATTTAGATGATGGTACAATGATTGTTGTTGAAGATGGCCGTGAGTTTATTGGCAAGCGCATTGATGTCATTGTGACAAGTGTGCTGCAAACTTCTGCAGGCCGAATGATTTTTGCAAAACCGAAGTTGTTAGAAAAAGCACTCTAA
- the ispD gene encoding 2-C-methyl-D-erythritol 4-phosphate cytidylyltransferase, producing the protein MAYRVIIPAAGQGKRMGAGKNKLLLTLNDVPVLIHTLKVFEEDGKCEGIVLSIHPQDEKEFRSLIHEYGIKKVTAIVPGGAERQHSVYNGLKALSDNGIVLVHDAARPFIDIETIHRLTDMAKETGAAIVAVPVKDTIKKVQNNTVTETVERSSLWAVQTPQAFRISLLLEAHRKAEAEGFIGTDDASLVERLGHKVTVTEGNYDNIKLTTPEDLFFAEAILRKKQYMEQEG; encoded by the coding sequence ATGGCTTATCGGGTCATTATTCCTGCTGCCGGCCAGGGGAAAAGAATGGGAGCGGGGAAAAATAAGCTTCTTCTTACATTAAATGATGTTCCTGTACTGATTCACACATTAAAGGTTTTTGAAGAGGACGGAAAATGCGAGGGAATCGTGTTATCCATTCACCCGCAAGATGAAAAAGAATTCCGCTCTCTTATACATGAATACGGAATCAAAAAAGTAACAGCCATCGTTCCCGGCGGAGCGGAAAGACAGCATAGCGTTTATAACGGGTTAAAAGCTCTTTCGGATAATGGTATTGTCCTCGTTCATGATGCTGCAAGGCCGTTTATCGATATAGAGACGATCCACAGGCTGACAGATATGGCAAAAGAGACCGGAGCGGCTATCGTTGCCGTTCCGGTTAAGGATACGATTAAGAAAGTGCAAAACAACACTGTAACGGAAACCGTTGAACGTTCCAGCTTGTGGGCAGTCCAGACCCCACAAGCTTTTCGTATTTCCTTATTGCTCGAGGCGCACCGCAAGGCGGAAGCCGAGGGGTTTATCGGAACGGATGATGCGAGCCTTGTAGAGCGTTTAGGACATAAGGTAACTGTAACTGAAGGCAATTACGATAATATTAAACTGACAACTCCGGAAGATTTGTTTTTTGCCGAGGCAATCCTTCGAAAAAAACAGTATATGGAGCAAGAAGGCTAA
- the ispF gene encoding 2-C-methyl-D-erythritol 2,4-cyclodiphosphate synthase yields MFRIGQGFDVHQFAEGRPLILGGITIPYEKGLLGHSDADVLLHTVADACLGAIGAGDIGRHFPDTDPAFKDADSAKLLEEVWKLVKKEGYELVNADCTIIAQKPKMAPYIEKMRQRIAELLEAAPEQVNVKATTTEKLGFTGREEGIASQAVVLLKKRTNAASLSL; encoded by the coding sequence ATGTTTCGTATAGGACAAGGGTTTGATGTACATCAATTTGCCGAAGGCCGTCCTCTTATTTTAGGGGGAATTACGATCCCTTATGAAAAGGGCCTGCTTGGCCACTCAGATGCAGATGTACTTTTGCATACGGTAGCGGATGCTTGTTTAGGAGCAATCGGTGCAGGTGATATCGGGAGACACTTTCCGGATACAGATCCGGCCTTTAAAGATGCAGACTCAGCAAAGCTTCTTGAAGAAGTGTGGAAGCTTGTGAAAAAGGAAGGCTATGAGCTCGTCAATGCGGATTGTACGATAATCGCCCAAAAGCCGAAAATGGCTCCGTATATCGAAAAGATGCGGCAACGAATCGCCGAGTTGCTCGAGGCGGCTCCTGAGCAAGTGAATGTGAAAGCGACTACGACTGAAAAGCTTGGTTTTACCGGGAGAGAAGAAGGGATTGCGTCACAGGCCGTTGTTTTATTGAAAAAAAGGACTAATGCTGCTTCATTATCTTTATAA
- the gltX gene encoding glutamate--tRNA ligase encodes MSKEIRVRYAPSPTGHLHIGNARTALFNYLFARNKGGKFIIRIEDTDKKRNIEGGEQSQLKYLKWLGIDWDESTDVGGDYGPYRQSERNDIYKKYYEELLEKGLAYKCYCTEEELEAEREAQMAKNETPKYSGKCRHLTEEDREKFEKEGRKPSIRFKVPEGKIYAFDDMVKGRVSFESDGIGDFVIVKKDGTPTYNFAVAVDDYLMKISHVLRGDDHISNTPKQLMIFEAFDWEAPVYGHMTLIVNENRKKLSKRDESIIQFIEQYEELGYLPEALFNFIALLGWSPSGEEEIFSKEEFIEIFDPSRLSKSPALFDKQKLTWMNNQYMKKQDLDKVVELSLPHLIKAGRLPENMTDEQRQWARELIALHHEKMSYGAEIVPLTELFFKDEIEYEEEAKAVLSEEQVPEVLKAFSEEIEKLEEFKADQIQAAMKAVQKATGQKGKKLFMPIRAAVTGQTHGPDLPKTIELLGKEKIQARVQAIIG; translated from the coding sequence GTGTCAAAGGAAATTCGCGTGCGTTATGCTCCGAGTCCAACTGGACATTTACATATAGGAAATGCCCGCACAGCTTTGTTTAATTATTTATTTGCTAGAAACAAAGGCGGAAAGTTTATTATCCGAATTGAGGACACTGATAAAAAAAGGAATATTGAAGGCGGCGAACAAAGCCAGCTGAAATATTTAAAATGGCTTGGCATCGACTGGGATGAAAGCACTGATGTAGGCGGTGATTACGGGCCTTACCGCCAGTCTGAACGCAATGACATTTATAAAAAATATTACGAGGAACTTTTAGAAAAAGGCCTCGCTTATAAATGCTATTGTACTGAAGAGGAACTTGAAGCAGAACGGGAAGCTCAAATGGCAAAAAATGAAACGCCGAAGTATTCCGGCAAATGCCGCCATTTAACAGAAGAAGACCGTGAAAAGTTTGAAAAGGAAGGGCGCAAACCGAGCATCCGCTTTAAAGTGCCGGAAGGAAAAATCTATGCATTTGATGATATGGTTAAAGGCCGTGTTTCTTTCGAATCTGACGGAATCGGCGATTTTGTTATTGTTAAAAAAGACGGAACGCCAACATACAACTTCGCCGTTGCAGTGGATGATTATTTAATGAAAATTTCCCACGTGTTGCGCGGAGATGACCATATTTCAAACACGCCTAAACAATTAATGATATTTGAGGCATTCGACTGGGAAGCGCCTGTTTATGGGCATATGACGCTGATTGTCAACGAAAACCGCAAAAAGCTCAGCAAGCGGGACGAGTCGATCATCCAATTCATCGAACAGTACGAAGAATTAGGGTACCTGCCTGAGGCCTTGTTTAACTTTATTGCCTTACTTGGCTGGTCTCCATCCGGAGAGGAAGAAATCTTTTCGAAAGAAGAATTCATTGAAATTTTTGATCCGAGCCGTTTATCCAAATCACCGGCGCTGTTCGATAAACAGAAGCTTACATGGATGAACAACCAGTACATGAAAAAGCAAGACTTGGACAAAGTGGTTGAACTGTCACTGCCTCACCTGATTAAAGCAGGCCGCCTCCCTGAAAACATGACCGATGAACAACGCCAATGGGCAAGGGAACTTATTGCTTTGCATCATGAAAAAATGAGTTATGGAGCGGAAATCGTTCCGTTAACGGAATTGTTCTTTAAAGATGAAATAGAATACGAGGAAGAAGCAAAAGCAGTTCTTTCGGAAGAACAAGTTCCTGAAGTATTAAAAGCTTTTTCTGAAGAGATTGAAAAGCTCGAAGAATTTAAGGCAGATCAAATTCAGGCTGCGATGAAAGCTGTGCAGAAAGCAACAGGCCAAAAAGGGAAAAAACTGTTCATGCCAATTCGCGCGGCTGTTACCGGCCAAACACATGGCCCTGATCTTCCAAAAACAATTGAACTTTTAGGAAAAGAAAAAATTCAAGCCCGTGTACAAGCGATTATCGGTTAA
- the cysE gene encoding serine O-acetyltransferase, with product MFKRLKEDIEVVFDQDPAARSYLEVILTYSGLHAIWAHRIAHAFYKRKFYFIARVISQISRFFTGIEIHPGAKIGRRFFIDHGMGVVIGETCEIGDNVTVYQGVTLGGTGKEKGKRHPTVKDNALIATGAKVLGSITIGENAKIGAGAVVLQDVPPNSTVVGMKARVVVKDGIRVKDLDHTNVPDPIADRFKEMENEINELKKALEELTKERSKVNANSNL from the coding sequence ATGTTTAAGAGATTAAAGGAAGATATAGAAGTTGTTTTTGATCAAGATCCGGCAGCGAGAAGCTACCTGGAAGTCATCTTAACGTATTCCGGCTTGCACGCCATATGGGCTCATCGGATTGCACATGCTTTTTATAAACGGAAATTTTATTTTATTGCGAGAGTCATTTCCCAAATCAGCCGGTTTTTTACCGGCATTGAAATCCACCCTGGAGCAAAAATTGGACGTCGTTTCTTCATCGACCACGGAATGGGAGTAGTCATTGGAGAAACATGTGAAATAGGAGATAACGTAACCGTGTACCAAGGAGTAACTCTTGGCGGAACCGGCAAGGAAAAGGGAAAGAGACATCCGACCGTAAAGGATAATGCGCTGATTGCCACGGGAGCAAAAGTTCTAGGTTCCATCACAATAGGGGAAAACGCAAAAATAGGAGCCGGAGCAGTCGTTCTTCAAGATGTTCCGCCCAATTCCACAGTGGTGGGAATGAAAGCAAGAGTCGTCGTAAAAGACGGAATCCGGGTTAAAGATCTAGACCATACGAATGTTCCGGATCCAATTGCAGACCGTTTTAAAGAAATGGAAAACGAGATTAATGAACTAAAAAAAGCACTTGAAGAACTTACTAAAGAAAGGAGCAAAGTGAATGCCAATTCAAATTTATAA
- the cysS gene encoding cysteine--tRNA ligase, whose protein sequence is MPIQIYNTLTRKKEEFVPLEPGKVKMYVCGPTVYNYIHIGNARPAIVFDTVRRYFQFRGYDVQFVSNFTDVDDKLIKAANELGEDVPTIAERFINAYFEDVSALGCKKADVHPRVTENMDIIIEFISALIEKGYAYESEGDVYYRTRKFDGYGKLSHQSIDELRAGARIEVGEKKQDPLDFALWKSAKEGEIYWDSPWGKGRPGWHIECSAMVKKYLGDTIDIHAGGQDLTFPHHENEIAQSEAYTGKTFARYWMHNGYINIDNEKMSKSLGNFVLVNDIIKKHDPQVLRFFMLSVHYRNPINYSEEVLENTKAGLERIKTSYQNLKHRKNASTGLTENNQEWLNKIKSLREQFIREMDDDFNTANGVSVLFELSKAANYYLLEKNTSQEVIDAFMKEFEELFSVLGLTLEKEELLDEEIEALIEKRIQARKNRDFQLADQIRDQLKDMNIILEDTPQGTRWKRG, encoded by the coding sequence ATGCCAATTCAAATTTATAATACATTAACAAGAAAGAAAGAAGAGTTTGTTCCGCTTGAACCGGGAAAGGTCAAAATGTATGTATGCGGACCGACGGTATATAACTATATTCATATCGGAAACGCACGGCCGGCAATTGTTTTTGACACTGTTCGCCGCTATTTTCAGTTTCGCGGGTATGATGTCCAATTCGTTTCGAATTTTACGGATGTTGATGACAAGTTAATTAAAGCGGCAAATGAATTGGGTGAAGATGTACCGACGATAGCGGAACGGTTTATTAATGCTTATTTCGAGGATGTATCGGCCCTCGGCTGCAAAAAGGCTGATGTGCACCCTCGCGTAACGGAAAACATGGATATCATCATTGAATTTATTAGCGCTCTAATTGAAAAAGGCTATGCTTATGAGTCTGAAGGGGATGTTTATTACCGGACAAGAAAGTTTGACGGGTACGGGAAGCTATCCCACCAATCAATTGACGAACTTCGCGCAGGGGCGCGCATTGAAGTGGGAGAGAAAAAGCAGGATCCCCTTGATTTTGCTCTCTGGAAATCAGCCAAAGAAGGAGAAATTTACTGGGACAGCCCATGGGGGAAAGGACGTCCCGGCTGGCATATTGAGTGCTCTGCAATGGTAAAGAAATATTTAGGAGATACTATCGATATTCATGCAGGAGGACAAGACCTGACATTCCCGCATCACGAAAATGAAATTGCGCAGTCAGAAGCTTACACTGGAAAAACATTTGCTCGCTATTGGATGCATAACGGTTATATTAATATCGATAATGAAAAAATGTCCAAATCGCTCGGAAACTTTGTGTTAGTAAATGATATTATTAAAAAACACGACCCGCAAGTATTAAGGTTTTTTATGCTCTCTGTTCATTATCGGAACCCGATCAACTACAGCGAGGAAGTATTGGAAAATACAAAAGCGGGATTAGAAAGGATTAAAACCTCTTATCAAAACTTAAAACACCGTAAAAATGCGAGTACAGGCCTGACTGAGAATAATCAAGAATGGCTTAATAAAATCAAATCGCTCCGTGAACAATTTATTCGTGAGATGGATGATGATTTTAATACAGCAAACGGAGTATCAGTTTTATTTGAACTGTCAAAAGCAGCAAATTACTATCTGTTGGAAAAGAACACTTCACAAGAAGTGATTGATGCTTTTATGAAGGAATTTGAAGAATTATTTTCTGTTCTTGGCTTAACCCTTGAAAAAGAAGAACTTCTTGATGAGGAAATTGAAGCATTAATCGAAAAGCGGATTCAAGCCCGCAAAAACCGCGATTTCCAGCTTGCAGATCAAATTCGTGATCAATTAAAAGATATGAATATTATTTTAGAAGATACTCCGCAAGGGACAAGATGGAAAAGAGGCTGA
- a CDS encoding Mini-ribonuclease 3 translates to MLDYDHKIDENQLNSLALAYMGDAVFEQYVRYHLLQSGRVKPHELHRESTKYVSAKAQSQIIHQLLENGELSEHEVAVVKRGRNAKSGTVPKNTDVQTYRYSTAFEALLGYLFLSKQEKRLEEIITAAFRLIETGKGGASL, encoded by the coding sequence ATGCTTGACTATGATCATAAGATTGACGAAAACCAATTAAATAGTCTTGCACTGGCCTATATGGGCGATGCTGTTTTTGAGCAATATGTCAGATATCACCTTTTACAAAGCGGGAGGGTAAAGCCTCACGAGCTGCATAGAGAATCAACAAAATATGTGTCAGCAAAAGCACAGTCTCAGATTATTCATCAGCTTCTTGAAAATGGAGAATTGAGCGAGCATGAAGTTGCTGTCGTAAAAAGAGGCCGTAACGCAAAATCGGGTACAGTGCCGAAAAATACGGATGTGCAAACATACAGGTACAGCACGGCATTTGAAGCGTTGCTCGGATATTTATTTTTATCAAAACAGGAAAAGAGGCTTGAGGAAATTATTACAGCTGCCTTCCGGCTGATTGAGACAGGGAAAGGAGGAGCATCTTTATGA
- the rlmB gene encoding 23S rRNA (guanosine(2251)-2'-O)-methyltransferase RlmB: MNQDFIIGKNPVIEALKSERDINKILIAEGSHRGQMQQITRLAKEANVPVQFVPKKKLDQISEGNHQGIIAYVAAYQYAQLDDLFAAAEKKQEPPFFLLLDEIEDPHNLGSIIRTADAAGVHGIIIPKRRAVGLTATVAKASTGAIEHIPVVRVTNMAQIIDELKGRGLWIAGTDAKGKEDYRTFDGTLPLGLVIGSEGKGMGRLIRDKCDFLIHLPMAGHVTSLNASVAAALLMYEVYRKRHPLGE, encoded by the coding sequence ATGAATCAAGATTTTATCATCGGGAAAAACCCTGTCATTGAAGCACTTAAATCAGAACGCGATATTAATAAAATTTTAATTGCAGAAGGATCCCATCGGGGACAGATGCAGCAAATCACAAGGCTTGCGAAAGAAGCAAATGTGCCCGTACAATTCGTGCCAAAGAAAAAGCTGGATCAGATTTCTGAAGGGAATCACCAGGGAATCATCGCTTATGTTGCAGCATATCAGTATGCACAATTAGACGATTTATTTGCCGCCGCCGAAAAAAAACAAGAGCCTCCTTTCTTTTTGTTGTTAGATGAAATCGAGGATCCCCACAATCTCGGGTCGATCATAAGAACTGCAGATGCCGCTGGAGTTCATGGGATCATCATTCCAAAACGGAGGGCGGTAGGATTAACAGCAACGGTTGCCAAGGCATCGACAGGAGCAATTGAACATATTCCGGTTGTCAGAGTCACCAATATGGCTCAAATCATTGATGAACTAAAAGGCAGAGGATTGTGGATCGCAGGTACAGATGCAAAAGGGAAAGAAGACTATCGTACGTTTGACGGGACGCTCCCGCTTGGCTTGGTCATCGGCAGTGAAGGAAAAGGAATGGGAAGGCTTATCCGCGATAAATGTGATTTCCTTATTCATTTGCCAATGGCAGGTCATGTTACCTCGCTTAATGCCTCCGTTGCTGCTGCCCTTTTAATGTATGAGGTTTACCGTAAACGCCATCCTTTAGGGGAATGA
- a CDS encoding NYN domain-containing protein: MDILIVDGYNVIGAWPELRALKDSDLAAARDRLIDNMAEYQAYTGYRVIIVFDAHFVKGVEKKYKNFKVEVIFTRENETADERIEKLAISLSNRKTQIHVATSDYTEQWAIFGQGALRKSARELLTEMEVIKKGIEKSVKKIQTKKPASKIPLSDEVAEIFEKWRREQ; encoded by the coding sequence ATGGACATTCTGATTGTCGACGGTTACAACGTTATCGGGGCATGGCCGGAATTAAGGGCTTTAAAAGACAGCGACCTGGCTGCCGCAAGAGACCGTTTGATAGATAATATGGCGGAATATCAGGCATATACCGGTTATCGGGTAATTATTGTATTTGATGCCCATTTTGTAAAAGGTGTTGAAAAGAAATACAAAAATTTTAAAGTGGAAGTTATTTTTACAAGAGAAAATGAAACAGCCGATGAGAGAATTGAAAAATTAGCCATATCTTTAAGCAACCGGAAAACTCAAATACATGTTGCAACCTCGGATTATACCGAACAGTGGGCGATATTTGGACAAGGGGCGCTCCGAAAATCGGCGCGCGAATTATTAACCGAAATGGAAGTTATCAAAAAAGGGATTGAAAAAAGCGTAAAAAAAATTCAGACGAAAAAACCTGCATCGAAGATTCCTCTTAGTGATGAAGTGGCAGAAATTTTTGAAAAATGGCGCAGAGAACAGTGA